In Leptodactylus fuscus isolate aLepFus1 chromosome 2, aLepFus1.hap2, whole genome shotgun sequence, one genomic interval encodes:
- the LOC142194247 gene encoding olfactory receptor 52Z1P-like, which yields MGIPGLEALHLLISIPFCIMYLMSLVGNSILIFVIGTNKSLQQPMYLFLMMLASCDILLSSTTVPKTLCIFWFDSHAISFNGCLAQTFAIHFNFGTESAILVSMAYDRYRAICHPLTYTSTFTGSLIKKIVIVALIRSFCIISPFVYLLYRLPYEGNIVIEHTYCEHMSMARLATADILVNVVYGLIIASSASGVDLILIVISYVVIIRAVLRLKSSEARLKAFNTCVSHICVIILFYSPAFFSFIAHRVGHKYVPLKIHILVANLYVLFPPMMNPIIYGVKTREIRRRVVHIFCRRICCS from the coding sequence ATGGGAATCCCTGGTCTTGAAGCATTACATCTCCTGATCTCCATCCCATTCTGTATCATGTATCTTATGTCTCTAGTTGGAAACTCCATCTTGATCTTTGTCATTGGAACAAATAAGTCCCTCCAGCAGCCCATGTACCTGTTCCTGATGATGTTGGCCTCCTGTGACATCCTCCTGAGCTCCACCACTGTGCCCAAGACTCTCTGCATCTTCTGGTTTGACTCTCATGCAATCTCCTTTAATGGTTGTCTTGCTCAAACATTTGCCATACATTTCAACTTTGGGACAGAGTCCGCCATCTTGGTGAGCATGGCCTATGATCGATACCGCGCCATTTGCCACCCTTTAACATACACATCCACGTTTACTGGGTCACTCATAAAGAAGATAGTCATTGTTGCTCTTATTAGAAGTTTTTGTATCATTAGTCCATTTGTTTATCTATTGTACAGATTACCGTATGAAGGTAACATTGTGATCGAGCACACGTATTGTGAGCACATGTCCATGGCCAGACTGGCTACTGCCGACATACTAGTCAATGTGGTGTATGGGCTTATCATAGCCAGTTCTGCTTCTGGTGTAGATCTGATCCTCATAGTCATATCCTATGTGGTCATTATCAGGGCAGTTCTAAGACTGAAGTCCTCAGAGGCTCGTCTCAAGGCCTTCAACACCTGTGTGTCTCATATCTGCGTCATCATCCTCTTCTACTCTCCGGCCTTCTTCTCATTCATTGCCCATAGAGTCGGCCATAAATATGTTCCATTAAAGATCCACATCCTGGTGGCCAATCTCTATGTCCTATTCCCACCAATGATGAACCCGATCATCTACGGGGTAAAGACCAGAGAGATCAGACGTAGAGTGGTTCATATATTTTGTAGAAGAATTTGTTGCTCATGA